A genomic window from Bicyclus anynana chromosome 11, ilBicAnyn1.1, whole genome shotgun sequence includes:
- the LOC112055880 gene encoding germ cell nuclear acidic protein-like yields MRSLLFLAAVCCLVLSAYASPISRPEESEVKEVARQAAPAAAAAPAASDDDDDDDDDDDDDDDVDLGDPLADDDDDDEEEDDEEEADDDEDDDYLERFFDDILGGEDDDDDDDDSTGVQSVVASADTVAAAPAPAPVAAVEEAAAASEEVEAVEGEAAAEGEEPEAGQKEPASAEIEAPISGNSEVAAAAESDDDEEEDDDITDALDPEDDDDDEEEEEDDDDDDDDLSDALGRNKQARALADEPVKKPPVPAIYIVKYNRFVDNILEKMNDILRRSYDPVNVKLQPIDASKKTTKPKKNQKKSNKRKSSNKKKNAARGGVSEKKENESIPEKVVENNNVDEKLKNEELNKIIPEQEVTESRASKAKPTTKAKTTTAKPKPAKATSKPKPKPPTKTTTKKPANKNKIKTAEKSKPRAKGTLYGLSSLRRSGDVAVNILSDHTTVKSNFAVGPLILRVEKEVGRGAKKEIKSATATTAEMMGKITLRVNNDGVATLHSIKVLQPKQVRVDSNHERTRELVWQRSARIAHVVSEKLRSASKPMFLQQPVVRQ; encoded by the exons ATGAGGTCGTTGTTATTCTTAGCGGCTGTGTGCTGCTTAGTGTTGTCGGCTTACGCGAGCCCTATCTCGCGGCCTGAGGAGTCAGAGGTGAAGGAAGTGGCGAGGCAAGCGGCTCCCGCTGCTGCTGCCGCACCAGCCGCCTcagatgacgatgacgatgacgatgacgatgatgacgacgatgatgatgttgacCTCGGTGACCCATTAGCAG atgacgatgacgacgatgagGAAGAAGACGATGAAGAAGAAGCAGacgatgatgaggatgatgattaCTTAGAGAGGTTCTTCGATGATATCTTAGGAG gcgaagatgatgatgacgatgacgacgactcAACAGGCGTACAATCAGTCGTAGCTTCAGCAGACACCGTTGCAGCTGCACCAGCGCCTGCTCCTGTAGCAGCTGTAGAAGAGGCCGCCGCAGCCTCAGAAGAAGTAGAGGCAGTTGAGGGAGAAGCCGCCGCAGAAGGCGAAGAGCCAGAAGCGGGACAAAAAGAACCCGCCAGTGCAGAAATCGAGGCCCCCATATCCGGCAACTCTGAAGTAGCAGCTGCAGCTGAAAGCGACGATGACGAAGAGGAGGATGACGACATCACTGACGCACTCGACCCcgaggatgatgatgacgacgaagagGAGGAAGAggatgacgacgatgacgatgatgacttaTCTGACGCACTCGGCAGAAACAAACAAGCAC gTGCTTTGGCGGACGAACCAGTAAAGAAACCGCCGGTCCCTGCGATCTACATAGTTAAATATAACAGATTTGTGGACAACATTCTCGAAAAAATGAATGATATATTGAGGCGATCCTACGATCCTGTTAACGTCAAACTGCAGCCTATTGATGCAAGCAAAAAGACAACAAAGCCGAAGAAGAACCAAAAGAAATCGAACAAAAG GAAATCCTCTAACAAAAAGAAGAATGCCGCTCGTGGAGGAGTTTCAGAGAAGAAGGAAAACGAAAGCATCCCAGAAAAagttgtagaaaataataatgttgacGAAAAGTTAAAAAATGAGGAACTCAACAAAATCATACCCGAGCAAGAAGTAACTGAATCCAGAGCTTCGAAAGCGAAACCAACAACTAAAGCAAAAACAACAACCGCAAAACCAAAACCAGCTAAAGCCACATCTAAACCGAAGCCTAAACCACCGACAAAGACCACTACAAAGAAACcagccaataaaaacaaaataaagactGCTGAAAAGAGCAAACCACGTGCTAAAGGTACACTGTATGGATTGTCTTCTTTGAGAAGGAGTGGCGATGTTGCAGTTAACATATTGAGTGATCACACAACAGTGAAGAGCAACTTTGCAGTTGGCCCTCTTATATTAAGAGTGGAAAAGGAG GTTGGGCGAGGTGCGAAGAAAGAAATCAAATCGGCCACAGCGACCACTGCTGAAATGATGGGAAAGATTACACTACGTGTTAACAATGACGGAGTGGCCACTTTGCATTCCATTAAAGTGTTACAGCCTAAACAG GTGCGTGTGGACAGCAACCATGAGAGAACGCGTGAGTTGGTCTGGCAACGTAGTGCACGCATCGCCCATGTCGTATCAGAGAAACTGAGGTCCGCGTCCAAACCAATGTTCCTCCAGCAGCCTGTAGTCAGGCAATAA